From Hydra vulgaris chromosome 07, alternate assembly HydraT2T_AEP, a single genomic window includes:
- the LOC136082349 gene encoding uncharacterized protein LOC136082349, which yields MDASSLLFANGKIFEDTNLLHQDVVYTKLFECTQNDEFDSLTVQSLEIIFHAILVIFERQCADQLPGGKYWNPSNSVSEAASNVPVTNKASESDFAILDLMVRTKPNANVQTIQNLIMWSQNQTLEWLNGKTYEERKHLLEYSRTKVLLMESKYGERKEALKKDKAMHLLAKQEEKNREEIKLQHKKVAAYNDLINLNVRAWISLEKAEETVSNIEEPLKSKVLLAQLNFYRIILDVDCD from the coding sequence ATGGATGCATCTTCTTTATTATTTGctaatggaaaaatttttgAGGATACTAATCTTCTTCATCAAGATGTGGTTTACACCAAACTGTTTGAATGCACTCAAAATGACGAGTTTGATTCTTTAACTGTGCAATCACTTGAAATTATTTTCCATGCGATTCTTGTTATTTTCGAACGTCAGTGTGCTGATCAGTTACCAGGTGGTAAATATTGGAATCCATCTAACTCAGTTTCTGAAGCTGCTTCTAATGTCCCTGTCACTAACAAAGCATCAGAAAGTGACTTTGCCATTTTGGATTTAATGGTTCGCACAAAACCCAATGCAAATGTTCAAACTATTCAGAATTTGATAATGTGGTCTCAGAACCAAACACTAGAATGGCTTAATGGTAAAACATatgaagaaagaaaacatttactTGAATATTCAAGAACTAAAGTATTATTAATGGAAAGCAAATATGGTGAAAGAAAAGAAGctcttaaaaaagataaagctaTGCACCTTCTAGCaaagcaagaagaaaaaaatcgagaagaaattaaactacaGCATAAAAAAGTTGCAGCTTATaatgatttgataaatttaaatgtaaggGCATGGATATCATTAGAGAAAGCAGAGGAAACAGTTTCTAATATAGAAGAGCCATTGAAATCAAAAGTACTCCTtgctcaacttaatttttatcgCATAATCTTAGATGTCGATTGtgactaa